Proteins encoded by one window of Martelella endophytica:
- a CDS encoding YcjF family protein — protein sequence MSTNDPRRPAAFDVGDDRPHRNEEAPRQPRHFDDPSIHVTPDDEDPFLRGDTEIAADELDPPVAVMKKRGFSFTKLAMAAFSIVLTLALGLWIDDLVRSLFARAPWLGWLALGAVGVGVFAGLVVAARETIAILRLGAIQHIKVKIAEAQAGNDARQARKAAAELSAFLAGKAETARGRKRLAELDDEVVDAPELIGFCEREMMGPLDLKARALILNASKRVSVVTAISPRAAVDLIYVFYESIRLVRNMAELYGGRPGSLGLFRLVRDVLAHLAVTGSIAVGDSLVQQVLGHGLASKLSARFGEGLINGLMTARIGIAAMDLCRPMPFNALKRPSMADFISDLGPGTKRDLSKP from the coding sequence ATGAGCACCAACGATCCCCGACGCCCCGCCGCTTTCGATGTCGGCGATGACCGGCCGCATCGCAACGAGGAGGCGCCGCGGCAGCCGCGGCACTTCGACGATCCAAGCATTCATGTCACACCGGATGACGAAGATCCCTTTCTCAGAGGTGACACCGAGATAGCCGCCGACGAGCTCGATCCGCCGGTTGCGGTGATGAAGAAGCGCGGCTTTTCCTTCACCAAACTCGCCATGGCCGCGTTCAGCATCGTGCTCACGCTCGCGCTCGGGCTCTGGATCGACGACCTGGTGCGCAGCCTGTTCGCCCGTGCCCCCTGGCTCGGCTGGCTCGCCCTCGGCGCCGTCGGCGTCGGTGTCTTCGCCGGACTTGTGGTTGCCGCGCGCGAGACGATCGCGATCCTGCGGCTGGGCGCGATCCAGCATATCAAGGTGAAAATCGCCGAAGCCCAAGCCGGCAACGACGCCAGGCAAGCGCGCAAGGCGGCGGCAGAGCTTTCCGCCTTCCTCGCCGGCAAGGCCGAGACCGCGCGCGGCCGCAAGCGGCTTGCCGAGCTGGACGACGAAGTGGTCGACGCACCGGAACTGATTGGCTTTTGCGAGCGCGAGATGATGGGGCCTCTTGACCTCAAGGCCAGGGCACTCATTCTCAACGCCTCGAAGCGGGTCTCGGTGGTCACCGCCATCAGCCCGCGGGCCGCCGTCGACCTTATCTATGTGTTCTATGAATCGATCCGGCTGGTGCGCAACATGGCAGAGCTTTATGGCGGCCGGCCGGGTTCGCTCGGCCTGTTCCGGCTTGTGCGCGACGTGCTCGCCCACCTCGCGGTCACCGGCTCCATCGCTGTCGGCGACAGTCTTGTGCAGCAGGTGCTCGGTCACGGGCTTGCTTCGAAACTCTCGGCCCGCTTCGGAGAAGGCCTCATCAATGGCCTGATGACCGCGCGGATCGGGATTGCCGCGATGGATCTCTGCCGGCCGATGCCGTTCAACGCGCTGAAGCGGCCGAGCATGGCCGATTTCATCTCCGACCTCGGTCCCGGCACGAAGCGAGATCTGTCGAAACCCTGA